Proteins found in one Triticum urartu cultivar G1812 chromosome 4, Tu2.1, whole genome shotgun sequence genomic segment:
- the LOC125550491 gene encoding tubulin alpha-3 chain — protein MRECISIHIGQAGIQVGNACWELYCLEHGIQPDGQMPGDKTVGGGDDAFNTFFSETGAGKHVPRAVFVDLEPTVIDEVRTGTYRQLFHPEQLISGKEDAANNFARGHYTIGKEIVDLCLDRIRKLADNCTGLQGFLVFNAVGGGTGSGLGSLLLERLSVDYGKKSKLGFTVYPSPQVSTSVVEPYNSVLSTHSLLEHTDVAVLLDNEAIYDICRRSLDIERPTYTNLNRLVSQVISSLTASLRFDGALNVDVNEFQTNLVPYPRIHFMLSSYAPVISAEKAYHEQLSVAEITNSAFEPSSMMAKCDPRHGKYMACCLMYRGDVVPKDVNAAVATIKTKRTIQFVDWCPTGFKCGINYQPPSVVPGGDLAKVQRAVCMISNSTSVVEVFSRIDHKFDLMYAKRAFVHWYVGEGMEEGEFSEAREDLAALEKDYEEVGAEFDEGEDGDEGDEY, from the exons ATGAGGGAGTGCATCTCGATCCACATCGGCCAGGCCGGTATCCAGGTCGGGAACGCGTGCTGGGAGCTCTACTGCCTCGAGCATGGCATTCAG CCTGATGGACAGATGCCCGGTGACAAGACCGTTGGGGGAGGTGATGATGCTTTCAACACCTTCTTCAGTGAGACTGGTGCTGGGAAGCATGTCCCCCGCGCGGTCTTTGTTGATCTTGAGCCCACTGTGATTGATGAGGTGAGGACTGGCACTTACCGCCAGCTCTTCCACCCTGAGCAGCTTATCAGTGGCAAGGAGGATGCAGCCAACAACTTTGCCCGTGGTCACTACACCA TTGGCAAGGAGATTGTTGACCTATGCCTTGACCGTATCAGGAAGCTTGCAGACAACTGCACTGGTCTCCAGGGGTTCCTTGTCTTCAACGCTGTTGGAGGTGGAACTGGCTCTGGCCTTGGTTCTCTTCTCCTTGAGCgtctctctgttgactatggaaAGAAGTCCAAGCTTGGGTTCACAGTGTACCCATCCCCTCAGGTCTCCACCTCTGTTGTTGAGCCATACAACAGTGTCCTGTCCACCCACTCTCTCCTTGAGCACACTGATGTGGCTGTCCTCCTTGACAATGAGGCCATCTATGACATCTGCCGCCGCTCCCTTGACATTGAGCGCCCAACATACACCAACCTCAATAGGCTCGTTTCTCAG GTCATCTCATCCCTGACTGCTTCCCTGAGGTTTGATGGTGCTCTGAATGTTGATGTGAACGAGTTTCAGACCAACCTGGTGCCCTACCCGAGGATCCACTTCATGCTTTCCTCCTATGCCCCAGTGATCTCAGCTGAGAAGGCTTACCATGAGCAGCTCTCTGTCGCTGAGATCACCAACAGCGCCTTCGAGCCTTCCTCCATGATGGCCAAGTGTGACCCCCGCCACGGCAAGTACATGGCCTGCTGCCTCATGTACCGTGGTGATGTTGTGCCCAAGGATGTCAACGCTGCTGTGGCCACCATCAAGACGAAGCGCACCATCCAGTTTGTGGACTGGTGCCCCACTGGTTTCAAGTGTGGTATCAACTACCAGCCACCCAGCGTCGTCCCAGGCGGCGACCTCGCCAAGGTCCAGAGGGCCGTGTGCATGATCTCCAACTCCACCAGCGTTGTCGAGGTCTTCTCCCGCATCGACCACAAGTTCGACCTGATGTACGCTAAGCGTGCCTTCGTCCACTGGTACGTGGGTGAGGGCATGGAGGAGGGTGAGTTCTCTGAGGCCCGTGAGGATCTTGCTGCCCTGGAGAAGGACTATGAAGAAGTTGGCGCTGAGTTCGACGAGGGCGAGGACGGTGATGAGGGTGATGAGTACTAG